One Thermofilum pendens Hrk 5 DNA segment encodes these proteins:
- a CDS encoding DUF6364 family protein, with translation MKVKVTLSLDRDLVSRVKSRLAFEGRSLSELVEELLSMYDVEAFVRDLCRDLGVECRYFSPQEVVSGRVRGLRAEDVVREVRYGREERLP, from the coding sequence GTGAAGGTGAAGGTTACTCTCTCGCTGGATAGGGATCTTGTTTCGAGGGTTAAGAGTAGGCTTGCCTTTGAGGGTAGGTCTCTCAGCGAGCTTGTCGAGGAGCTTCTGTCTATGTACGACGTGGAGGCTTTTGTGAGGGATTTGTGCAGGGATCTCGGCGTCGAGTGTAGGTATTTCTCGCCGCAGGAGGTTGTTAGTGGGAGGGTTAGGGGGTTGAGGGCTGAGGACGTTGTTAGGGAGGTTAGGTATGGGCGTGAGGAGCGTTTACCTTGA
- a CDS encoding DUF86 domain-containing protein yields MLVEALIALCYHIARNAYGVRPETPVRTFSVLVEKGLMNAWEFEELVKLVRLRNLLIHRYWVVDDRRVYDSVRKDFKAVREFLERVKRELGF; encoded by the coding sequence GTGCTGGTTGAGGCGCTTATAGCCTTGTGCTACCATATCGCTAGAAACGCCTACGGGGTTAGGCCTGAGACGCCTGTGAGGACGTTTAGCGTGCTAGTTGAGAAGGGTCTTATGAATGCTTGGGAGTTCGAGGAGCTGGTTAAGCTTGTTAGGTTGAGGAACCTGCTTATCCACAGGTACTGGGTTGTAGACGATAGACGCGTGTACGATAGCGTCAGGAAGGATTTTAAAGCGGTTAGAGAGTTCTTGGAGAGGGTGAAGCGAGAGCTTGGCTTTTGA
- a CDS encoding type II toxin-antitoxin system VapC family toxin: MGVRSVYLDTSAIVKRYVVEEGTDVLDEIYAGAYAGDVTIGFSLFNIGEVAVVFDKYRRRGVIADVNDCFSKFLSEVSTLARLGSLRVVRISKPILVESVRYVFRYGVYIADALQIASAKNFEAFLTFDERLAEVAVKEGLRLFGKE, encoded by the coding sequence ATGGGCGTGAGGAGCGTTTACCTTGATACCAGCGCGATTGTCAAGAGGTACGTGGTGGAGGAGGGGACGGACGTGCTCGACGAGATCTATGCGGGGGCGTATGCGGGGGACGTCACGATAGGTTTCTCGCTTTTTAACATCGGTGAGGTAGCTGTGGTGTTCGATAAGTATAGGAGGAGGGGCGTTATCGCCGACGTGAATGACTGTTTCTCGAAGTTCCTGAGCGAGGTTAGCACGCTGGCTAGGTTGGGGTCTCTCAGGGTGGTGCGTATAAGCAAGCCTATACTTGTAGAGTCCGTGAGGTACGTCTTTAGGTACGGGGTTTACATTGCTGATGCTCTTCAAATAGCCTCGGCGAAGAATTTTGAAGCTTTCTTGACGTTCGATGAGAGATTGGCGGAGGTAGCCGTTAAAGAGGGATTAAGGCTCTTCGGTAAGGAGTAG
- a CDS encoding PaREP1 family protein, protein MVTISRGFAEEAERRGVDLEGALPSRALVDPVEVAGARIDFAEEMLREAEEYVAKGNVVQASEKIYKAVEECVKALAERFNVKQLEEVRRRGRWDAWLLGQASTDLSRILGEDRIRFAWATAYDVHVWGFHEAKYRLEDVESALPIARWLLEYARKVVQQAK, encoded by the coding sequence GTGGTAACTATTTCCAGGGGGTTCGCTGAGGAGGCCGAGAGGAGGGGCGTCGACTTGGAGGGGGCTCTGCCGTCTAGGGCTTTAGTAGACCCTGTCGAGGTTGCCGGGGCTAGGATCGATTTCGCCGAGGAGATGCTCAGGGAGGCCGAGGAGTACGTGGCTAAGGGTAACGTTGTTCAGGCTTCTGAGAAGATCTACAAGGCCGTCGAGGAGTGCGTCAAGGCGTTGGCTGAGAGGTTTAACGTTAAGCAGCTTGAAGAGGTTAGGAGGAGGGGGAGGTGGGACGCTTGGTTGCTGGGTCAGGCTTCGACGGATCTCTCCAGGATTCTCGGCGAGGATAGAATCAGGTTCGCTTGGGCTACTGCGTACGATGTTCACGTTTGGGGCTTTCACGAGGCAAAGTACAGGCTCGAGGACGTTGAATCTGCTTTACCGATAGCTAGGTGGTTGCTTGAGTACGCGAGGAAAGTCGTTCAGCAGGCTAAGTAG